The following are encoded in a window of Methanobacterium sp. Maddingley MBC34 genomic DNA:
- a CDS encoding ABC-type tungstate transport system, periplasmic component (PFAM: Binding-protein-dependent transport system inner membrane component): MNEIINAFFEAIHLLVTLDPEVMEITLRTLYISITSTVIAALIAVPVGGYIHFRKFRGKRTVINIIQTLYSMPTVLVGLLVFLLISNQGPLGDLHLLFTPGGMIMGQTILVLPIITGFTILALSGVKDEIRDLSLSLGASEFQAIQTIMHEAKYALLGALILGFGRAISEVGVAMMIGGNIRGYTRVITTTMSLETSKGNVELSIALGIILLAIALIINLVLNYVQEK, translated from the coding sequence GTGAACGAGATAATAAACGCCTTCTTTGAGGCAATCCATTTACTGGTAACTTTGGACCCTGAAGTGATGGAAATAACCCTCAGAACACTCTACATTTCCATAACATCCACGGTCATCGCCGCTTTAATTGCAGTTCCCGTAGGTGGATACATACACTTTCGAAAGTTTCGAGGGAAAAGAACCGTTATAAATATTATACAGACGCTATACAGCATGCCCACTGTTCTGGTAGGGCTCCTGGTTTTCCTTTTAATATCCAATCAGGGACCATTAGGCGACCTACATCTACTTTTTACACCAGGAGGGATGATAATGGGCCAAACCATACTTGTACTTCCCATTATAACTGGTTTCACCATCCTGGCATTAAGTGGGGTCAAAGATGAAATTAGAGATCTTTCATTATCCCTGGGGGCCAGCGAATTTCAGGCTATTCAAACCATTATGCACGAAGCCAAATACGCCTTATTAGGAGCACTTATCCTGGGATTTGGCCGGGCCATATCTGAGGTGGGAGTGGCAATGATGATAGGGGGAAACATCAGAGGTTACACCCGAGTTATAACCACCACCATGTCCCTGGAAACATCCAAAGGTAATGTAGAACTCTCCATAGCCCTGGGAATCATTTTACTCGCCATCGCCCTAATAATAAATCTGGTATTAAACTACGTCCAGGAGAAATAA